From the Desulfosarcina sp. BuS5 genome, one window contains:
- a CDS encoding IS4 family transposase, which translates to MDIFNIPKKNFNPQSHARFLKPLQKIFPDTPQLKSRGHRPLKMTFEDQLHALIFFHLQEHESARDLIQHLKEDDFAKECVAPDGGISRSSFSEIINSRGLEQLEYVFQALCSQAQNALPSNYSDLGELVSIDGSLIDAVLSMYWADYRKGAKKAKGHFGFDVNRKIPIKIHLTNGNGAERPFVRSILTKGQTGIMDRGYQSHKDFDLLQDEKKHFVCRIKAKTTRTIIKEQPVDPDSYIFYDAVVLLGTPGVNQTRKPVRLVGYKIAGVKYFVATDRYDLTAEQVATVYKLRWDIETFFKWWKKHLKVYHLIAHSRYGLMVQILAGLITYLLMAIYCHEQFNEPVSIKRIRQLRNTIQNELRTDEKNVWSNNLIIKEQMLYAKT; encoded by the coding sequence ATGGACATATTCAATATCCCAAAAAAGAATTTTAATCCCCAATCTCATGCTCGATTTCTCAAACCTTTGCAAAAGATTTTTCCTGACACGCCACAGCTTAAATCCCGAGGTCACAGGCCATTGAAAATGACTTTTGAAGATCAGCTTCACGCACTGATATTTTTCCATCTACAAGAACATGAATCAGCTCGTGATCTTATTCAACACCTTAAAGAAGACGATTTTGCCAAAGAATGTGTCGCTCCAGATGGAGGGATCAGTCGTAGCAGTTTTTCCGAAATTATCAATTCTCGAGGGCTTGAACAGCTTGAATATGTTTTTCAAGCTCTTTGCAGCCAGGCACAAAATGCTTTACCATCAAATTATTCAGATCTCGGTGAACTCGTTTCCATTGATGGATCTTTAATTGATGCAGTTCTGTCCATGTACTGGGCTGATTACAGAAAAGGCGCTAAAAAAGCAAAAGGCCATTTCGGCTTTGATGTCAATCGCAAGATTCCTATAAAAATTCATCTGACAAATGGAAATGGCGCTGAACGCCCCTTTGTCAGGTCTATCCTTACAAAAGGCCAAACAGGAATCATGGATCGGGGGTATCAATCACATAAGGATTTTGATCTTCTTCAGGATGAAAAAAAACATTTTGTTTGCCGCATCAAAGCGAAAACAACAAGAACTATTATCAAAGAGCAGCCTGTTGATCCCGACAGCTATATTTTTTATGATGCTGTGGTTCTTCTTGGCACTCCTGGGGTAAACCAGACCAGAAAGCCGGTTCGACTGGTTGGTTATAAAATTGCCGGTGTCAAATATTTTGTGGCAACTGATCGTTATGATCTTACAGCCGAGCAGGTTGCAACCGTTTATAAGCTTAGATGGGATATCGAAACTTTTTTCAAATGGTGGAAGAAACATTTAAAAGTGTACCACTTGATTGCTCACAGTAGATATGGCCTGATGGTTCAAATCCTTGCGGGGTTAATAACCTACCTGCTTATGGCCATATACTGCCATGAACAGTTTAATGAACCTGTATCAATAAAGAGGATTCGTCAGCTTAGAAATACCATCCAGAACGAATTACGTACTGACGAAAAAAACGTATGGTCTAATAATCTGATTATCAAAGAGCAAATGCTATATGCAAAAACTTAA
- a CDS encoding type II toxin-antitoxin system RelE/ParE family toxin has translation MHIIFKTKRLEKELNFSKKLIKKYGSKTTRFIMRRMKVLAAANSLADVPHQPPERCHQLSGGRDEQFAVVIRDQWRLIFVPNHETIPRKRDGGIELSQITAIEIIWIGDYHE, from the coding sequence ATGCATATAATTTTTAAAACGAAACGATTAGAAAAAGAACTTAATTTTTCTAAAAAATTAATTAAAAAATATGGCTCGAAAACTACTCGTTTCATTATGAGACGTATGAAAGTTCTTGCGGCGGCAAATTCTTTAGCAGATGTTCCTCATCAGCCCCCAGAAAGATGCCATCAATTATCAGGGGGTCGTGATGAACAGTTTGCTGTAGTAATTAGAGATCAATGGAGGCTAATTTTTGTCCCAAACCATGAAACAATCCCCCGAAAAAGGGACGGCGGGATAGAATTATCCCAAATAACAGCAATCGAAATAATATGGATTGGAGACTATCATGAATAA
- a CDS encoding HigA family addiction module antitoxin, with amino-acid sequence MNNIETNAYQPDYTIHPGEILEETLEARGIKKTALAERCGITLKTVSQIINGKASISPSIAIRLERAIGVSASLWSNLNTDYELFVAREKDHASLYKQKQWVKKFPLQQLSNLGILPRKKNLTENLSNLLSFFGVSTISAWNNFYLAPNVAYRRSVAYKSQPESIATWLRIGELMSESVECAPFNKKKFKVALSEIRKVTNEPVEIFQKIMIESCRKSGVSLVFVPELSKTHVSGATKWLNTNKAMIILSLRHKMDDHFWFNFFHEAGHILLHGKTEVFIEANNHIEKSEKEVEADVFASNILISKSNYKKLTSLTKFSRQSISAFAKELDLSPGIIVGRLQHDGLIPYSWLNKLKRKFAFSAQQSHTL; translated from the coding sequence ATGAATAATATAGAAACAAATGCTTACCAGCCAGATTATACTATACATCCTGGTGAAATTTTAGAAGAAACCTTGGAGGCAAGAGGCATAAAAAAAACTGCTTTAGCAGAGAGATGTGGCATTACATTAAAAACAGTCAGCCAAATTATTAATGGTAAGGCTTCAATTTCCCCGTCAATAGCGATCAGGCTTGAAAGAGCTATTGGTGTTTCAGCTTCTTTATGGAGCAATCTTAACACTGACTACGAACTATTTGTTGCAAGGGAGAAGGATCACGCTTCCCTATATAAACAAAAACAATGGGTGAAAAAATTTCCCCTTCAGCAGCTATCAAATTTAGGTATTCTTCCTCGCAAAAAAAATCTAACAGAAAATCTTTCAAACCTGTTATCTTTTTTTGGAGTAAGCACTATCTCTGCATGGAATAATTTCTACTTAGCTCCAAATGTCGCTTATCGTCGTTCTGTAGCTTATAAAAGCCAACCAGAATCTATCGCTACATGGCTCAGAATTGGTGAACTAATGTCTGAATCTGTCGAATGTGCTCCATTTAATAAAAAAAAGTTCAAAGTAGCTCTTTCGGAAATTAGAAAAGTAACTAATGAGCCAGTTGAAATATTTCAAAAAATCATGATTGAAAGTTGTCGTAAATCAGGGGTTTCATTAGTTTTTGTGCCAGAACTGTCAAAAACGCATGTAAGCGGCGCTACTAAATGGCTAAATACTAATAAAGCTATGATTATTTTAAGCTTAAGACATAAAATGGATGATCACTTTTGGTTTAATTTTTTCCATGAAGCTGGTCATATCTTACTGCATGGCAAAACTGAAGTTTTTATCGAAGCAAACAATCACATTGAAAAAAGTGAAAAGGAAGTCGAAGCAGATGTTTTTGCCTCTAACATTCTAATCTCAAAATCTAATTATAAAAAGTTAACCTCATTGACTAAATTTTCAAGACAATCAATTTCAGCGTTTGCAAAAGAATTAGACTTGTCTCCAGGCATTATTGTTGGAAGACTTCAACATGACGGTTTAATACCATATAGTTGGCTTAATAAACTTAAAAGAAAATTTGCTTTCAGTGCCCAACAATCGCATACACTCTGA
- a CDS encoding AbrB/MazE/SpoVT family DNA-binding domain-containing protein produces MKAKTVKIGNNLAFMIPQSIAAKCRLEENDSFDFSLRKDEIVIRSINKRYNLSDLLAGITQENLHEEVGRDEPVGKEIL; encoded by the coding sequence ATGAAAGCAAAAACCGTTAAAATTGGTAACAATCTTGCATTCATGATACCCCAGTCAATCGCGGCAAAATGCAGGTTAGAAGAGAATGATTCATTCGATTTTTCGTTAAGAAAAGATGAGATTGTGATCAGATCAATAAATAAACGGTATAATCTGTCTGATTTGCTGGCTGGAATCACGCAGGAAAACCTGCATGAAGAAGTTGGCAGGGACGAGCCTGTAGGCAAGGAGATTCTCTGA
- the mazF gene encoding endoribonuclease MazF: MYVPDRCHVVWLQFNPQTGHEQAGHRPALVISPATYNGKTGLALFCPITNQIKGYPFEVKIKDNPTISGVVLADQVKNLDWRVRGVKFVTMVDETLLEEVLSKFEALIRMNE; encoded by the coding sequence ATGTACGTACCGGATCGCTGTCATGTCGTATGGCTGCAATTCAATCCTCAAACTGGGCACGAACAGGCTGGTCATCGTCCTGCATTGGTAATCTCTCCCGCAACATATAACGGCAAAACCGGACTTGCATTGTTTTGTCCGATCACGAACCAGATAAAAGGCTACCCTTTTGAGGTCAAGATCAAAGATAATCCAACAATCTCTGGTGTTGTTTTGGCTGATCAGGTCAAAAACCTTGATTGGCGGGTTCGTGGTGTTAAATTTGTGACTATGGTGGATGAAACGCTGCTTGAAGAAGTGCTCTCAAAGTTTGAAGCATTAATACGGATGAATGAGTAA
- a CDS encoding nucleotidyltransferase family protein, translating into MNKKNLSLDEALKVLKKKKLAFEKKFGVTSIGVFGSLARNDRRPSSDVDIVVRMSKPDLFNMVHIKEELEADYHTKVDIVHYREKMNTFLKKRIDTEAVYV; encoded by the coding sequence ATGAATAAAAAGAATTTAAGCCTTGATGAGGCGTTGAAAGTTCTTAAAAAAAAGAAATTAGCTTTTGAAAAGAAATTTGGAGTTACTTCCATTGGCGTTTTCGGCTCTCTTGCCAGGAATGATCGAAGACCGAGTAGTGATGTAGATATTGTCGTAAGAATGAGCAAGCCTGATCTCTTTAATATGGTACACATAAAGGAAGAACTTGAGGCAGATTATCATACAAAAGTGGATATTGTTCATTATCGAGAAAAAATGAATACATTTTTGAAAAAACGCATCGACACTGAGGCCGTGTATGTTTGA
- a CDS encoding HepT-like ribonuclease domain-containing protein produces MFDRELAKEILRQILAAANRIERRFKDVRSPDDFLLSDAGIDKLDAVCMMLIVIGENLKNLDKVTGGKLLAQYPEVDWKGAKGMRDIISHHYFDLNAEVVFFVCKDRIPGLIETVVQISSVRLGFCMLYGIKKLEKCSFFT; encoded by the coding sequence ATGTTTGACAGGGAGCTTGCAAAGGAAATACTCAGGCAAATTCTGGCTGCTGCAAATCGTATCGAACGAAGATTCAAAGATGTTCGCAGTCCCGATGATTTTCTCCTATCCGATGCCGGAATAGATAAGTTGGACGCCGTATGCATGATGTTGATTGTTATCGGTGAAAATTTGAAAAATTTGGACAAGGTAACCGGTGGAAAGTTGCTTGCTCAATACCCTGAAGTTGACTGGAAAGGGGCAAAAGGAATGCGTGACATTATTAGCCATCACTATTTTGATTTGAATGCCGAAGTGGTATTTTTCGTATGTAAAGATCGCATTCCAGGTTTGATAGAAACTGTAGTTCAAATCAGTAGTGTCCGGTTAGGTTTTTGCATGTTATATGGGATAAAAAAATTAGAAAAATGTTCATTTTTTACTTGA
- a CDS encoding IS1 family transposase translates to MQNTANTALTLFCPRKSCKCYQSTENKITKDGVYITKSDFEPRQMFYCNGGKHRFSETGYSDLFGKHGSFKEYEQTAKLNSYGLGTDAIADVLQKDRRTIEQWQKAIGQKGQQFHLFLCFTIGLTIVFLQMDELWSYLKNKSQQLWVFIALESTTKFWIGFELGSRTTYTANRLVKGVKKLGKWGKDNILKVAADKLAAYKNTLENIMSEIPYAYLQIVKRRIKRRLVTVKKYFVKGTVKDFPGKSQNTSFIKRLNLTLRQHISYLQRKTLGYCKNKLNFSNVMWINLFNYNYILKFSKNSSCKNWHLAYFLLCGLFHRSSNIPINNN, encoded by the coding sequence ATGCAAAATACAGCAAATACAGCCCTAACACTTTTTTGTCCCAGGAAAAGCTGCAAATGTTATCAATCAACCGAGAACAAAATCACCAAGGATGGAGTTTACATAACAAAATCCGATTTTGAGCCAAGACAAATGTTTTACTGCAATGGTGGCAAACATAGATTCTCAGAAACAGGATATTCCGATCTTTTTGGAAAGCATGGCAGCTTTAAAGAGTATGAGCAAACGGCAAAGCTAAACTCTTACGGCCTTGGCACTGATGCAATTGCCGATGTACTTCAAAAAGATCGAAGGACAATTGAACAATGGCAAAAAGCTATTGGGCAAAAAGGCCAGCAATTTCACCTATTTCTTTGTTTTACTATCGGACTTACCATTGTATTTCTCCAGATGGATGAACTATGGTCTTACCTTAAAAATAAAAGTCAACAATTATGGGTTTTTATCGCTCTTGAATCAACAACAAAATTCTGGATCGGTTTCGAGTTGGGTTCAAGAACAACTTACACTGCAAACCGTTTAGTAAAGGGCGTTAAAAAGTTGGGCAAATGGGGAAAAGATAATATATTAAAGGTCGCTGCAGATAAATTAGCGGCTTACAAAAATACGCTCGAAAACATTATGTCTGAAATTCCTTATGCTTACCTGCAAATTGTTAAGCGCCGAATAAAGCGTCGGCTTGTAACAGTTAAAAAATATTTTGTAAAAGGTACTGTAAAAGATTTCCCCGGAAAAAGCCAAAACACCTCATTTATTAAGAGACTGAACCTTACCCTGAGGCAACATATCTCCTATCTTCAGAGAAAAACTCTGGGGTATTGCAAGAACAAGTTGAATTTTAGTAATGTAATGTGGATCAACTTATTCAACTATAATTACATACTCAAGTTTTCGAAAAATAGTTCCTGTAAAAATTGGCATCTGGCATATTTTTTGCTATGCGGCCTTTTTCATAGGAGCAGCAATATCCCCATTAATAACAACTAA
- a CDS encoding DUF433 domain-containing protein has translation MYEKFIQSEPSVMMGKPVITGTRISVELILEKLAAGETFEQIIDAHPRLTKDAIQAALGFAAKALKADVIYPISRVA, from the coding sequence ATGTATGAAAAATTTATTCAATCTGAACCATCAGTAATGATGGGGAAACCAGTAATTACAGGAACACGAATTTCAGTTGAACTCATTTTAGAAAAGTTAGCTGCTGGTGAAACATTTGAGCAGATTATAGATGCTCATCCTCGGTTAACTAAGGATGCTATTCAAGCAGCCCTCGGTTTTGCGGCAAAAGCTTTAAAAGCTGATGTGATTTACCCTATATCGAGAGTTGCGTAA
- a CDS encoding DUF5615 family PIN-like protein — protein MNIMADECVDRQVVEILREEGHDVLYIAEIDPSISDDIVFERANQQNALLLTADKDFGELVFRQNKILNGVLFFRLAGLSQLAKAKIISSVVQEHSDKLYQSFTVVSPGIVRIRKGIR, from the coding sequence ATGAATATAATGGCTGATGAATGTGTTGATAGACAGGTTGTTGAAATTCTCAGAGAAGAAGGTCATGATGTGCTTTATATAGCGGAGATAGATCCAAGTATTTCCGATGACATTGTATTTGAAAGGGCAAATCAACAAAATGCTTTATTGTTAACAGCTGACAAAGATTTTGGAGAGTTAGTTTTTCGTCAGAATAAAATTTTAAACGGAGTATTGTTTTTTCGTTTGGCTGGATTATCTCAACTTGCAAAAGCTAAAATTATTTCATCTGTTGTACAAGAACACTCAGATAAGCTTTATCAATCTTTTACGGTGGTTTCTCCTGGAATTGTACGTATTCGTAAAGGAATCAGATAA
- the ltrA gene encoding group II intron reverse transcriptase/maturase — MGDTQMSQTISTKSREIARTVACNSRPIEWGQPPVLTGGSSLIKIELLAQSNPELVFTSVVHRIDFDLLKQSFRKIRKSKSAGVDKVTAKEYAENLDQNLYNLYERLRRGQYVASPVKRIWIDKEGGKKRPIGIPVLEDKIVQKAAAAILNVIFDRNFYNFSHAFRKGRSQHMAIKDLREQCLKQNISWIVSADITGLFDNINHELLKDMIRRRVSDGGMIRLIGKWLNAGVMEEGNLTYSETGTPQGGVISPVLSNIFLHYVLDDWYVKEVIPRMKGRCSIIRWADDFILGFEYEKDALRVMDVLPRRFEQFELSLHPEKTKLIRFSKRISGKGNGTFDFLGFTFYWSKSLKGYMVIKKKTARKRSSRFMKRIWIWCKDNRHKPMAEQYEILCSKLRGFYQYFGVISNYKVLEVVFEYTEKAWRRWLSRRSHKGEVMFEDLRTTYPLPLPRIVHNI, encoded by the coding sequence ATGGGAGATACACAGATGTCACAAACCATATCAACAAAAAGCCGAGAAATTGCAAGAACGGTCGCTTGCAATTCCAGACCGATAGAATGGGGACAACCACCGGTGTTAACAGGTGGGTCATCCCTTATCAAAATCGAGCTGCTTGCTCAAAGTAATCCTGAACTGGTATTTACATCAGTAGTCCATCGGATAGACTTTGATTTACTGAAACAATCCTTTCGTAAAATTCGGAAAAGCAAATCTGCAGGAGTGGACAAGGTTACGGCAAAGGAGTATGCCGAAAATCTTGATCAAAACCTCTATAATCTGTATGAACGACTGCGGAGAGGACAGTACGTTGCGTCTCCTGTAAAGCGTATCTGGATAGACAAGGAAGGAGGGAAAAAGCGTCCAATTGGCATACCTGTACTTGAGGATAAAATTGTCCAGAAAGCAGCAGCAGCCATATTGAATGTCATATTTGACAGGAATTTTTACAATTTTTCCCATGCATTCAGAAAAGGTCGGAGCCAACACATGGCAATCAAAGATTTACGTGAGCAATGCTTGAAGCAGAATATCAGCTGGATAGTAAGCGCAGATATTACAGGACTATTTGACAATATTAATCACGAGTTACTTAAAGACATGATACGTCGGAGAGTAAGTGACGGCGGAATGATTCGCCTGATAGGGAAGTGGTTGAATGCAGGCGTAATGGAGGAAGGCAACCTGACGTACTCTGAAACGGGCACTCCACAGGGAGGAGTAATTTCCCCTGTGCTCAGTAATATCTTTCTTCATTATGTTTTAGATGACTGGTACGTGAAAGAAGTGATCCCCCGGATGAAAGGGAGATGCTCCATCATACGCTGGGCGGATGATTTCATCCTCGGGTTCGAGTATGAAAAAGACGCATTGCGTGTCATGGATGTATTACCCAGGCGGTTCGAACAGTTCGAGCTGTCACTTCACCCGGAAAAGACAAAACTGATTCGATTTTCCAAACGCATTAGCGGAAAGGGAAACGGGACGTTTGATTTTTTAGGGTTTACATTTTACTGGTCAAAATCATTAAAAGGGTACATGGTAATAAAGAAAAAGACGGCAAGAAAGCGTTCAAGCCGTTTTATGAAGAGAATATGGATATGGTGCAAGGATAACCGTCATAAGCCAATGGCCGAGCAGTATGAGATTCTTTGCAGTAAACTGCGAGGTTTTTACCAGTACTTTGGAGTAATAAGTAACTACAAAGTGCTGGAAGTTGTGTTTGAATATACTGAGAAAGCATGGCGTCGATGGTTAAGCCGAAGAAGTCACAAGGGCGAAGTAATGTTCGAGGACTTGCGCACAACATACCCACTGCCATTACCCAGAATAGTCCATAATATTTGA
- the tnpC gene encoding IS66 family transposase, translating into MKTPERIDLDVKQLDALLKRVKELLPPEDYELIKAMADTIYLLSQCVDNKAASIRRLLRMLFGATTEKTGKTKAHPKKKNSVKAKKGHGRKPAKDYTGAKKVRVFHDTLKPGDNCPECLKGKVYELKEPQRIIRITGNAPLSGTVYEMQRLRCNLCGAIFTASTPENVGEDKYDAKAKAMIALLKYGTGMPFNRLKDLQQSLGIPLPASTQFEIVDQMAMELTPIYQEFIRQGAQGDIIHNDDTTMKVLSLMKENKENNPERKGIFTTGILSKTDDHKIALFFTGRQHAGENLMDLLKRRIGLSPPIQMCDALSRNVPKEFETLLANCLTHGRRQFVDVLQSFPEECSYVLEILAEVYKNDKITKEQNMEAEERLRFHQDNSGPLMKKLNTWFHKQIDQHLVEPNSGLGQAIGYMLKHWEALTLFLREPGVPLDNNICEQALKKVVLHRKNALFYKTEHGAMVGDLFMSLIHTCNLSGTNPFDYLTALLEHASELSESPDKWMPWNYKSALIEPDNPEA; encoded by the coding sequence GTGAAGACCCCGGAACGTATAGACCTGGACGTCAAGCAGTTAGATGCTCTTTTAAAGCGTGTTAAAGAACTGTTGCCACCTGAGGACTATGAACTCATCAAGGCTATGGCTGACACTATCTACCTTTTAAGTCAGTGTGTGGACAATAAAGCCGCCTCCATACGACGGCTGTTGCGCATGCTGTTTGGTGCAACTACCGAAAAAACTGGAAAAACAAAGGCTCACCCAAAAAAGAAGAATTCTGTTAAAGCTAAAAAAGGTCATGGCCGCAAACCTGCTAAAGATTATACCGGGGCAAAAAAAGTCAGAGTCTTCCATGATACTCTTAAACCTGGAGACAACTGCCCTGAATGTTTAAAGGGCAAGGTATATGAATTAAAGGAGCCGCAGCGAATCATACGCATCACCGGAAACGCTCCATTAAGTGGAACTGTCTATGAAATGCAGCGTTTACGCTGTAATCTCTGTGGAGCAATTTTCACCGCATCGACACCTGAAAATGTGGGTGAAGACAAATATGATGCAAAAGCCAAGGCCATGATTGCTCTTTTGAAATATGGTACCGGTATGCCATTTAACAGACTTAAAGATCTTCAGCAAAGTCTTGGCATACCATTGCCTGCATCGACACAGTTCGAGATTGTCGATCAAATGGCAATGGAACTTACTCCGATTTATCAGGAATTTATCCGTCAGGGCGCTCAGGGCGATATCATTCATAATGATGACACCACTATGAAGGTTTTGTCCCTGATGAAGGAAAACAAAGAAAATAACCCGGAACGTAAAGGTATATTTACCACGGGTATACTGTCAAAAACCGATGATCATAAAATTGCACTGTTTTTTACCGGCCGTCAGCATGCCGGAGAAAACTTGATGGATTTACTTAAGCGTCGTATTGGTCTGAGCCCACCCATTCAGATGTGTGATGCTCTGTCCAGAAATGTTCCCAAAGAATTCGAAACTCTGCTGGCAAATTGTCTTACACATGGACGAAGACAGTTTGTTGACGTACTGCAAAGCTTCCCGGAAGAGTGCAGTTATGTACTCGAAATCCTCGCAGAGGTATATAAAAATGATAAGATTACCAAAGAACAGAACATGGAAGCTGAAGAACGGCTACGGTTTCATCAGGACAACAGCGGTCCGCTGATGAAAAAGCTCAACACCTGGTTTCACAAACAAATAGACCAACATTTGGTGGAGCCCAACAGCGGGCTGGGCCAGGCTATTGGCTACATGCTCAAACATTGGGAGGCGTTGACCCTTTTTCTCAGGGAACCAGGTGTACCTTTGGACAACAATATTTGCGAACAGGCTTTGAAAAAGGTCGTTCTGCATCGCAAGAATGCTCTGTTTTATAAAACTGAGCATGGTGCCATGGTAGGTGATCTGTTCATGAGTCTGATTCATACCTGTAATTTATCCGGTACCAATCCTTTTGATTACCTGACAGCACTGCTGGAACATGCCTCTGAGTTGTCAGAATCCCCAGACAAATGGATGCCGTGGAATTATAAATCCGCACTGATTGAACCGGACAATCCTGAAGCATAA
- a CDS encoding DUF4338 domain-containing protein — translation MFTYRGRVVTDKDIIFIKELIAQNPDASRRALSRKLCIAWNWVQANGALRDMVCRGMMLELHRAGFIRLPDKKCNPHNPFVERRKPKKIQINQTLLETKLAKIRPLEFCQVRRSPHEKMFNSLIEYYHYLGYCHSVGEQLKYIVYTDGRPIACFAWSSAARHIGCRDRFIGWDAKTRKKNLHLLAYNTRFLILPWVRVPHLASHLLGHMIKILALDWRKIYNHPIWYLETFVDKTRFAGTCYKAANWKYLGDTTGRGKNDQTFKPNRSIKAVWGYPLAKNFRSLLRGDTQ, via the coding sequence ATGTTTACGTATAGAGGCAGAGTCGTTACTGACAAAGATATTATTTTTATCAAGGAGCTTATTGCTCAAAATCCGGATGCCAGCCGCCGGGCGCTTTCCAGAAAACTGTGCATAGCCTGGAATTGGGTCCAGGCCAATGGGGCATTGCGTGATATGGTCTGTCGGGGTATGATGTTAGAACTGCACCGTGCAGGATTCATACGTCTGCCGGACAAAAAATGTAATCCCCATAATCCATTTGTAGAACGTAGAAAACCTAAAAAAATTCAGATCAATCAAACTTTACTGGAAACAAAATTAGCCAAAATACGGCCGCTTGAATTTTGCCAGGTACGCAGAAGCCCGCATGAAAAAATGTTCAACAGCCTGATCGAGTATTACCATTATCTGGGTTACTGCCATTCAGTGGGCGAACAGCTGAAATACATCGTTTATACTGATGGGCGGCCAATAGCATGTTTTGCCTGGTCTTCTGCAGCGAGGCATATAGGCTGCAGGGACAGGTTTATCGGCTGGGATGCGAAGACGCGTAAAAAAAATCTGCACCTTTTGGCGTATAATACACGATTTTTAATTCTACCATGGGTGCGCGTACCACATCTGGCCTCCCATCTTCTTGGTCACATGATAAAAATCTTGGCCCTGGATTGGCGTAAAATCTACAATCATCCCATCTGGTACCTTGAAACTTTTGTGGACAAAACCCGTTTTGCCGGTACCTGTTACAAGGCTGCGAACTGGAAGTATCTTGGAGACACCACCGGCAGGGGTAAAAATGATCAAACATTTAAACCGAACCGATCTATAAAGGCTGTTTGGGGATATCCATTAGCCAAAAATTTTCGCAGCCTTTTACGGGGGGACACACAGTGA
- the tnpB gene encoding IS66 family insertion sequence element accessory protein TnpB (TnpB, as the term is used for proteins encoded by IS66 family insertion elements, is considered an accessory protein, since TnpC, encoded by a neighboring gene, is a DDE family transposase.), with protein sequence MIQITPQMRILLAIDPVDFRKGIDGLNAVCRQVLRSDPFSGYVFIFRNKKATAIKIIMYDGQGFWMCQKRLSKGRFNWWPNKSGEAVRPLAVHELQLLIWNGNPVKAHVAPLWRPIPVKK encoded by the coding sequence ATGATTCAGATAACTCCGCAAATGCGTATCCTGCTGGCCATAGACCCGGTGGATTTCAGAAAAGGTATCGACGGTCTAAATGCTGTTTGTCGGCAGGTGCTGCGCTCCGATCCATTTTCAGGGTATGTTTTTATTTTTCGTAATAAAAAGGCAACTGCCATAAAGATCATTATGTATGATGGCCAAGGATTCTGGATGTGTCAGAAAAGGCTGTCTAAGGGACGTTTCAACTGGTGGCCAAACAAATCCGGTGAGGCGGTCAGGCCTCTGGCCGTTCATGAACTGCAGCTTCTGATCTGGAACGGTAATCCTGTAAAGGCTCATGTTGCACCATTGTGGCGGCCAATTCCTGTAAAAAAATAG
- a CDS encoding DUF2283 domain-containing protein — translation MAEIAMQNYLNLIPTVKQSPKGYLWSSYDSEADVLYINFKKPSHATDSELTDEDIIIRYEGETIVGITILHASKR, via the coding sequence ATGGCCGAAATAGCTATGCAGAATTATCTAAATTTAATACCCACAGTAAAACAATCTCCAAAGGGATATTTATGGTCATCATATGATTCCGAGGCAGATGTACTTTATATTAATTTCAAAAAACCAAGTCATGCTACTGATAGTGAACTCACAGATGAAGATATAATTATACGCTATGAAGGTGAAACTATTGTGGGTATTACTATTTTACATGCGAGCAAACGGTAA
- a CDS encoding type II toxin-antitoxin system HicB family antitoxin has translation MKAEFTAIIEAAPEGGFWAICPEVPGANGQGETIEETKANLRQAIELILEDRKADILRGLPDDTIQDTVMIG, from the coding sequence ATGAAGGCAGAATTCACAGCAATCATAGAAGCCGCACCCGAGGGCGGCTTCTGGGCTATCTGCCCGGAGGTGCCTGGTGCCAATGGACAGGGTGAGACAATAGAGGAAACCAAGGCTAATTTGCGACAGGCTATTGAGTTGATCTTGGAGGATCGCAAGGCTGACATCCTCCGAGGGCTGCCTGATGACACTATCCAAGATACGGTGATGATTGGATGA